One genomic region from Bacillus sp. SLBN-46 encodes:
- a CDS encoding response regulator: MLNILIVDDEVIERKALTKIINSSLKDVRVIGEAPNGRKAIEMAAEHRPDIIFMDIKMPGVDGVQAVKEIRKMDPGIRFIMVSAFNTFEYAKEVMQQGVKEYILKPSSKQDILEAVARVSSDILEERKLREEQQSLRDNLERAVSIAQKEWVSSLLVNSVRDITFDEWGQLLGVEITSGYIMLLSLQPKGPSELSISDRQNWYMWLKEVQKSVVKNEEMMIGQLTESQVPVLFLCKKTGEKPNFKTSAQVIVERLHHLFQKESFQAELRIGVGLPYNHAHELNQSYHEAVLALKQLLKTPNRKYIIGVKQGSSQENLENGVLEVEKKLLEAVRQGDINQVLYIFDTFVAKHADDKNVNAVLVKKSFDELFILLSRMLHDLGISYEQTPTIDVSEDSKVIFEKGKSHLLSVVHHVQVWRNNHAKGMLHKAKEYIEKHFADSITLESVAEFVELSPFYLSKLFKDRFGMTFIDYLTEIRIQHAKAEMVDPGKSLKEICYSVGYKDPNYFSRVFKKQTGLSPSEFRKATVSQ; the protein is encoded by the coding sequence TTGTTAAATATTCTTATAGTGGATGATGAAGTGATAGAGCGGAAAGCATTAACGAAAATTATTAACAGCTCCTTAAAGGACGTAAGGGTCATTGGGGAAGCTCCCAATGGCAGGAAAGCAATAGAAATGGCTGCAGAACACAGACCTGATATTATTTTTATGGATATTAAAATGCCCGGTGTGGATGGAGTTCAGGCGGTTAAGGAAATTAGAAAAATGGACCCAGGGATCCGCTTTATTATGGTTTCTGCTTTTAATACATTTGAATATGCCAAAGAAGTGATGCAGCAGGGTGTCAAAGAATATATCCTCAAACCGAGCAGTAAACAAGATATCCTGGAGGCAGTTGCACGTGTTTCTAGTGATATCTTAGAGGAGCGGAAACTTAGAGAAGAACAGCAAAGCTTAAGAGATAACCTCGAGCGTGCCGTATCTATCGCTCAAAAAGAGTGGGTATCTTCTCTATTAGTTAATTCGGTTCGAGATATTACGTTCGATGAGTGGGGGCAATTATTAGGGGTAGAGATTACCTCTGGATACATTATGCTGCTCTCGCTGCAGCCAAAAGGACCATCCGAGCTTTCAATCAGCGATAGGCAGAATTGGTATATGTGGCTGAAGGAAGTACAAAAATCAGTAGTGAAAAATGAAGAGATGATGATTGGGCAATTAACTGAATCACAAGTACCAGTTTTATTTTTATGTAAAAAGACTGGGGAAAAACCAAACTTTAAAACGAGTGCACAGGTGATCGTTGAGAGGCTGCACCACTTGTTTCAAAAAGAATCTTTCCAGGCAGAACTACGAATAGGGGTGGGACTCCCTTATAATCATGCCCATGAGTTAAATCAATCCTATCATGAAGCTGTATTGGCCCTAAAACAGCTATTAAAAACACCGAACCGTAAGTATATCATTGGGGTCAAACAAGGGTCATCCCAAGAAAACCTGGAAAATGGTGTACTTGAAGTAGAGAAAAAATTGTTAGAGGCGGTCCGTCAGGGGGACATCAATCAAGTTTTATATATTTTTGATACGTTTGTTGCTAAGCATGCAGATGATAAAAACGTAAACGCAGTTCTAGTGAAAAAGTCATTCGATGAATTGTTTATTCTGCTGTCGCGCATGCTTCATGATTTAGGCATCAGCTATGAACAAACACCGACTATTGATGTATCTGAGGATAGCAAGGTGATTTTTGAAAAAGGAAAATCTCATTTATTATCAGTCGTTCATCATGTGCAGGTGTGGAGAAATAATCATGCTAAGGGTATGCTACATAAAGCCAAGGAATATATTGAGAAGCATTTTGCCGATTCGATTACGTTAGAATCAGTGGCGGAATTTGTGGAATTAAGTCCGTTTTATTTAAGCAAATTATTTAAAGATCGTTTTGGGATGACATTTATTGATTATCTGACGGAGATTAGGATCCAGCACGCCAAAGCAGAAATGGTGGATCCGGGAAAAAGCTTAAAGGAAATATGCTACTCCGTCGGCTACAAAGACCCAAATTACTTCAGCCGTGTCTTTAAAAAACAAACCGGCTTATCGCCGTCAGAATTTCGAAAAGCAACTGTTAGTCAATAA
- the mglC gene encoding galactose/methyl galactoside ABC transporter permease MglC yields MKNSATQKSSITKLLFDNVIYVFLILLVIGIVVASPDFLSVTNLINILSQSSSRIIIALGMAGILITAGTDLSAGRMVGLAAVISASMLQAGDYAYKMYPNLPELPLIVPIIIAMIATGLIATVNGVIVSKLHVPPFIATLGMMIGVYGLTSIYFDRPPYGAQPIGGLSEKFTTFAQRGIPIGSYEIPYLVIYAIIATIVIWVIWNKTQLGKNMYAIGGNPEAAKVSGVNVARNIIIIYMIAGLLYGFSGTLEAGRVGSATNNTGNMYELDAIAACVVGGVSLSGGIGTVPGVVTGVLIFQIINYGLAFLGVSPYIQFIVKGLIIVVAVAFDMRKHAKKK; encoded by the coding sequence ATGAAAAACTCAGCTACACAAAAAAGCAGTATTACCAAACTGCTCTTTGATAATGTGATTTATGTTTTCTTAATCCTACTTGTTATTGGAATCGTGGTCGCTTCTCCTGACTTCCTTTCAGTCACAAACTTGATTAATATTTTAAGCCAATCCTCCTCCCGTATTATCATTGCATTAGGGATGGCAGGAATTCTGATTACAGCTGGTACTGACTTATCTGCTGGGCGGATGGTCGGACTCGCAGCCGTTATCTCAGCATCTATGCTGCAAGCGGGCGATTACGCGTATAAAATGTATCCGAATTTACCGGAGTTACCGTTGATTGTTCCAATTATTATTGCAATGATTGCAACAGGTCTTATTGCAACAGTGAATGGTGTCATTGTATCAAAATTACACGTTCCACCGTTCATTGCTACCTTAGGTATGATGATTGGTGTGTACGGATTAACTTCCATTTATTTTGACCGCCCGCCATATGGCGCACAGCCTATTGGTGGATTAAGCGAAAAGTTTACAACTTTTGCCCAACGCGGGATTCCAATTGGGTCCTATGAAATTCCTTATCTTGTTATTTATGCTATTATAGCTACTATTGTTATTTGGGTAATTTGGAATAAAACGCAATTAGGGAAAAACATGTACGCCATCGGCGGAAATCCTGAAGCAGCAAAGGTTTCCGGTGTTAACGTAGCAAGAAATATTATTATTATCTATATGATCGCAGGTCTATTATATGGCTTCTCTGGTACGCTTGAGGCAGGCCGTGTAGGTAGTGCGACAAACAATACAGGTAACATGTACGAATTAGATGCCATCGCAGCCTGCGTGGTCGGTGGGGTATCTTTATCAGGTGGTATTGGAACGGTACCAGGCGTTGTCACTGGTGTTCTTATATTCCAAATCATCAACTACGGTCTAGCCTTCCTTGGAGTTAGCCCATACATCCAATTCATCGTTAAAGGCCTAATCATCGTCGTAGCGGTTGCCTTTGACATGAGAAAGCACGCGAAGAAGAAATAA
- the mglB gene encoding galactose/glucose ABC transporter substrate-binding protein MglB encodes MLKKKKGLVLSLTIASSILLAAGCSSSTSGSDSGKGKDGGLPAVGATIYKFDDNFMSYVRRAMENSAKGKVNLMLNDSQNDQAKQIEQVDTLIAKGAKSLAINLVDPKAAQTIIDKAKPKNIPVIFFNKEPDASVLAGYDKAYYVGTTSSESGVIQGELIAKAWEANKDKWDKNGDGKLQYVLLKGEPGHPDAEARTKYAVDTVKEKGIQVEELAMDTAMWDATKATEKMDAWLAKYNDKIEFVIANNDGMALGAIASLEKGGYFSGDKFMPVVGVDAIPEALEMIEKGKMVGTVLNDAKNQGKATIELATNAASGKDVLDGTEWKLDDKKAVRVPYVEVTKDNIQVGKDAYK; translated from the coding sequence ATGCTTAAGAAGAAAAAAGGGTTGGTTCTATCTTTAACAATTGCATCTAGTATTCTATTAGCCGCAGGTTGCAGCAGTTCAACTAGCGGTTCTGATTCTGGTAAAGGTAAGGACGGCGGTCTTCCGGCTGTTGGTGCAACCATCTACAAATTTGACGACAACTTCATGTCCTATGTACGTCGTGCAATGGAAAATTCAGCAAAAGGTAAAGTAAACCTAATGTTGAATGACTCTCAAAACGATCAAGCAAAACAAATTGAGCAAGTAGATACATTGATTGCGAAAGGTGCAAAATCTCTAGCTATTAACCTAGTAGATCCAAAAGCAGCTCAAACTATTATTGATAAAGCAAAACCAAAGAATATTCCAGTTATCTTCTTCAATAAAGAGCCAGATGCAAGTGTACTTGCAGGCTACGATAAAGCTTACTATGTAGGAACCACTTCATCTGAATCTGGTGTCATCCAAGGTGAACTGATTGCAAAAGCTTGGGAAGCGAACAAAGATAAGTGGGACAAAAACGGTGACGGCAAACTTCAATATGTACTATTAAAAGGTGAGCCAGGACACCCAGATGCAGAAGCACGTACAAAGTATGCAGTTGATACTGTAAAAGAAAAAGGCATCCAAGTAGAAGAATTAGCAATGGATACAGCGATGTGGGATGCAACAAAAGCAACTGAAAAAATGGACGCTTGGTTAGCAAAATACAATGACAAAATCGAATTCGTAATCGCTAACAACGATGGTATGGCATTAGGTGCGATTGCTTCTCTTGAAAAGGGTGGCTACTTCTCCGGCGATAAGTTCATGCCAGTTGTAGGTGTTGATGCGATTCCTGAAGCATTAGAAATGATTGAAAAAGGCAAGATGGTTGGTACCGTGTTAAATGACGCGAAAAACCAAGGTAAAGCAACAATTGAGCTTGCTACGAATGCTGCGAGCGGTAAAGACGTATTAGACGGAACAGAGTGGAAGCTTGACGACAAGAAAGCTGTTCGTGTTCCTTACGTAGAAGTAACAAAAGACAACATCCAAGTTGGTAAGGATGCATATAAGTAA
- the mglA gene encoding galactose/methyl galactoside ABC transporter ATP-binding protein MglA, whose translation MSESSTANLLEMLNITKRFPGVLALDNVSLKVKPGSVHALMGENGAGKSTLMKCLFGIYSMDEGKILFDGKEVSFANSKQALENGVSMVHQELNQVRQQNVMDNLWLGRYPKKGIFIDEKKMYEDTAAIFKSLDINIDPRSKVSTLSVSEMQMVEIAKAVSYHSKIIVMDEPTSSLTETEVNHLFRIIRRLQSENVAIIYISHKMEEILKISDEVTIMRDGQYIATKSAKELTTDEIIKLMVGRDLSQRFPAKVNEPGEKILKVSDFTAETQPSFSNINFELRKGEILGIAGLVGSKRTEVVEALFGIRGISSGTIELHGKVIQNHSPQHAIRNGFALVTEERRSTGIFPELSISFNSIISNMKQYKTKSGFLSDKKVEHDTQWVIDSMKVKTPSQKTSIGSLSGGNQQKVIIGRWLLTKPDILLLDEPTRGIDVGAKFEIYQLINELAAEGKGIIMISSEMPELLGVTDRILVMSNGKAAGIVETAKTSQEEIMRLAALY comes from the coding sequence ATGTCAGAATCCAGTACTGCCAATCTACTTGAAATGCTCAATATCACAAAAAGATTCCCTGGAGTACTTGCATTGGACAATGTTTCCTTGAAAGTGAAGCCCGGCTCCGTACATGCCTTGATGGGCGAAAATGGTGCAGGAAAATCCACATTAATGAAATGCTTATTCGGCATTTATTCGATGGATGAAGGTAAAATTCTTTTTGATGGAAAAGAGGTTTCCTTTGCCAATTCAAAGCAGGCACTTGAAAACGGCGTTTCCATGGTGCACCAAGAATTAAACCAGGTCCGCCAGCAAAATGTCATGGATAATCTCTGGCTAGGACGGTATCCGAAAAAAGGTATTTTCATCGATGAAAAGAAAATGTACGAGGATACAGCAGCTATTTTTAAGAGCTTAGATATCAACATTGACCCACGCAGTAAGGTGAGCACGTTATCCGTTTCGGAAATGCAAATGGTGGAAATTGCAAAAGCTGTTTCATACCACTCGAAAATTATCGTAATGGACGAACCGACGTCATCCTTAACCGAAACAGAAGTCAATCATCTCTTTAGAATCATCCGAAGGCTTCAAAGTGAGAATGTGGCGATTATCTATATTTCTCACAAAATGGAGGAAATCTTAAAGATTTCTGATGAGGTAACGATCATGCGTGACGGTCAGTATATTGCGACAAAGAGCGCAAAAGAATTAACAACCGATGAAATCATCAAGCTGATGGTTGGCCGTGACTTATCGCAGCGCTTCCCAGCGAAGGTTAATGAACCAGGAGAAAAGATTTTAAAGGTTTCTGATTTCACAGCAGAAACACAGCCATCTTTTTCAAATATTAACTTTGAGCTTCGTAAAGGTGAAATCTTAGGGATTGCTGGATTAGTAGGGTCAAAGCGGACAGAGGTTGTTGAGGCATTATTTGGAATTCGCGGGATCTCCTCTGGAACAATTGAATTGCATGGCAAGGTGATTCAAAACCATTCGCCACAGCATGCCATTAGGAACGGCTTTGCACTCGTTACGGAAGAAAGAAGATCAACGGGAATCTTCCCAGAACTAAGTATCAGCTTTAACTCAATTATTTCTAACATGAAGCAATATAAAACGAAAAGTGGGTTCCTGTCTGATAAGAAAGTTGAACACGATACCCAATGGGTAATTGATTCAATGAAGGTAAAAACGCCTTCACAAAAAACGTCCATTGGCAGTCTTTCAGGCGGTAACCAGCAAAAGGTTATTATCGGGCGTTGGCTATTAACCAAACCAGATATCTTATTACTGGATGAACCGACGAGAGGAATCGACGTGGGGGCGAAGTTTGAAATCTACCAGTTAATTAATGAATTAGCAGCTGAAGGCAAGGGAATTATTATGATTTCTTCTGAAATGCCAGAGCTTTTAGGTGTAACCGATCGAATTTTAGTTATGAGTAATGGTAAAGCAGCAGGAATCGTTGAAACAGCTAAAACGTCGCAGGAAGAAATCATGCGATTAGCAGCTTTGTATTAG